In a single window of the Elaeis guineensis isolate ETL-2024a chromosome 6, EG11, whole genome shotgun sequence genome:
- the LOC105046922 gene encoding WAT1-related protein At5g64700 isoform X2 — MSITVFVFYRQVIASLFLAPIAFVLERKRAPPLPFRVCFQIFMLACLGLTVYFNIISLALDYTSATLAAAMMNFIPVLTFILAALFGMEVFDIRRLQGIAKVSGVVLCLAGILTMAFCKGPHLKSLNHHHLLGQGDTHSDQARSHSHIKWVLGTFLMTIAASALSLWMVLQGPVLKAYPSKLLFTTLQCLFSTVQSFFVALAFERDFSRWKLGLDINLISVAYGSIIGIGVSYYLQSWTIEKRGPVFLAMFMPLTLAITMILSSFLLGEQVTLGSVLGGSLMVGGLYSVLWGKSKEHVDI, encoded by the exons ATGAGCATTACTGTTTTTGTGTTCTATAGACAAGTAATTGCATCTCTTTTCTTGGCTCCTATTGCATTTGTTCTTGAAAG GAAAAGAGCTCCACCTCTGCCATTTAGGGTTTGCTTCCAGATTTTCATGCTAGCTTGCTTGGG GCTTACGGTTTACTTCAACATAATCTCTCTTGCTCTTGATTATACTTCAGCAACATTGGCTGCTGCAATGATGAATTTCATTCCTGTGCTTACTTTCATTTTGGCTGCTCTATTTGG AATGGAAGTTTTCGACATAAGGAGGCTCCAAGGGATTGCAAAAGTTTCTGGAGTAGTGCTTTGCCTAGCTGGTATTTTGACAATGGCCTTCTGCAAAGGACCTCACTTGAAATCCTTGAACCACCATCACCTCCTTGGCCAAGGAGATACCCACAGCGACCAAGCTCGAAGCCATTCTCACATTAAATGGGTCTTGGGAACCTTCCTCATGACCATTGCCGCTTCAGCATTGTCTTTGTGGATGGTGCTACAG GGACCTGTGTTGAAAGCGTATCCTTCCAAGCTTCTGTTCACCACCCTACAGTGCCTCTTTAGCACCGTTCAATCATTCTTCGTAGCCCTGGCTTTTGAGAGGGACTTCTCTCGATGGAAGTTAGGCTTGGACATAAATCTAATCTCAGTGGCTTATGGT AGTATCATTGGCATTGGAGTTTCATATTACTTGCAGTCATGGACCATTGAGAAAAGAGGGCCAGTTTTCTTAGCCATGTTCATGCCATTAACTCTAGCTATCACAATGATACTCTCTTCATTTCTCCTTGGAGAACAAGTTACTTTGGGAAG TGTTTTAGGTGGAAGCCTGATGGTTGGAGGCCTATACAGTGTTCTGTGGGGAAAGAGTAAAGAACATGTGGATATATAG
- the LOC105046922 gene encoding WAT1-related protein At5g64700 isoform X3: protein MNDAKVYLVAVLISFIRVGMQILTKAAFNTGMSITVFVFYRQVIASLFLAPIAFVLERKRAPPLPFRVCFQIFMLACLGLTVYFNIISLALDYTSATLAAAMMNFIPVLTFILAALFGMEVFDIRRLQGIAKVSGVVLCLAGILTMAFCKGPHLKSLNHHHLLGQGDTHSDQARSHSHIKWVLGTFLMTIAASALSLWMVLQGPVLKAYPSKLLFTTLQCLFSTVQSFFVALAFERDFSRWKLGLDINLISVAYGIHGNNAAVQKF, encoded by the exons ATGAATGACGCAAAGGTTTATCTAGTTGCTGTTCTGATAAGTTTCATACGTGTAGGCATGCAGATTCTCACCAAGGCTGCCTTCAATACAGGCATGAGCATTACTGTTTTTGTGTTCTATAGACAAGTAATTGCATCTCTTTTCTTGGCTCCTATTGCATTTGTTCTTGAAAG GAAAAGAGCTCCACCTCTGCCATTTAGGGTTTGCTTCCAGATTTTCATGCTAGCTTGCTTGGG GCTTACGGTTTACTTCAACATAATCTCTCTTGCTCTTGATTATACTTCAGCAACATTGGCTGCTGCAATGATGAATTTCATTCCTGTGCTTACTTTCATTTTGGCTGCTCTATTTGG AATGGAAGTTTTCGACATAAGGAGGCTCCAAGGGATTGCAAAAGTTTCTGGAGTAGTGCTTTGCCTAGCTGGTATTTTGACAATGGCCTTCTGCAAAGGACCTCACTTGAAATCCTTGAACCACCATCACCTCCTTGGCCAAGGAGATACCCACAGCGACCAAGCTCGAAGCCATTCTCACATTAAATGGGTCTTGGGAACCTTCCTCATGACCATTGCCGCTTCAGCATTGTCTTTGTGGATGGTGCTACAG GGACCTGTGTTGAAAGCGTATCCTTCCAAGCTTCTGTTCACCACCCTACAGTGCCTCTTTAGCACCGTTCAATCATTCTTCGTAGCCCTGGCTTTTGAGAGGGACTTCTCTCGATGGAAGTTAGGCTTGGACATAAATCTAATCTCAGTGGCTTATGGT ATACATGGAAATAATGCTGCAGTCCAAAAGTTTTAA
- the LOC105046922 gene encoding WAT1-related protein At5g64700 isoform X1 has product MNDAKVYLVAVLISFIRVGMQILTKAAFNTGMSITVFVFYRQVIASLFLAPIAFVLERKRAPPLPFRVCFQIFMLACLGLTVYFNIISLALDYTSATLAAAMMNFIPVLTFILAALFGMEVFDIRRLQGIAKVSGVVLCLAGILTMAFCKGPHLKSLNHHHLLGQGDTHSDQARSHSHIKWVLGTFLMTIAASALSLWMVLQGPVLKAYPSKLLFTTLQCLFSTVQSFFVALAFERDFSRWKLGLDINLISVAYGSIIGIGVSYYLQSWTIEKRGPVFLAMFMPLTLAITMILSSFLLGEQVTLGSVLGGSLMVGGLYSVLWGKSKEHVDI; this is encoded by the exons ATGAATGACGCAAAGGTTTATCTAGTTGCTGTTCTGATAAGTTTCATACGTGTAGGCATGCAGATTCTCACCAAGGCTGCCTTCAATACAGGCATGAGCATTACTGTTTTTGTGTTCTATAGACAAGTAATTGCATCTCTTTTCTTGGCTCCTATTGCATTTGTTCTTGAAAG GAAAAGAGCTCCACCTCTGCCATTTAGGGTTTGCTTCCAGATTTTCATGCTAGCTTGCTTGGG GCTTACGGTTTACTTCAACATAATCTCTCTTGCTCTTGATTATACTTCAGCAACATTGGCTGCTGCAATGATGAATTTCATTCCTGTGCTTACTTTCATTTTGGCTGCTCTATTTGG AATGGAAGTTTTCGACATAAGGAGGCTCCAAGGGATTGCAAAAGTTTCTGGAGTAGTGCTTTGCCTAGCTGGTATTTTGACAATGGCCTTCTGCAAAGGACCTCACTTGAAATCCTTGAACCACCATCACCTCCTTGGCCAAGGAGATACCCACAGCGACCAAGCTCGAAGCCATTCTCACATTAAATGGGTCTTGGGAACCTTCCTCATGACCATTGCCGCTTCAGCATTGTCTTTGTGGATGGTGCTACAG GGACCTGTGTTGAAAGCGTATCCTTCCAAGCTTCTGTTCACCACCCTACAGTGCCTCTTTAGCACCGTTCAATCATTCTTCGTAGCCCTGGCTTTTGAGAGGGACTTCTCTCGATGGAAGTTAGGCTTGGACATAAATCTAATCTCAGTGGCTTATGGT AGTATCATTGGCATTGGAGTTTCATATTACTTGCAGTCATGGACCATTGAGAAAAGAGGGCCAGTTTTCTTAGCCATGTTCATGCCATTAACTCTAGCTATCACAATGATACTCTCTTCATTTCTCCTTGGAGAACAAGTTACTTTGGGAAG TGTTTTAGGTGGAAGCCTGATGGTTGGAGGCCTATACAGTGTTCTGTGGGGAAAGAGTAAAGAACATGTGGATATATAG